The following coding sequences are from one Enterococcus sp. 4G2_DIV0659 window:
- the pnp gene encoding polyribonucleotide nucleotidyltransferase codes for MTEKQVFKTTWGGRPLQVEIGQLAKQANGAVLVRYGDTVVLSAAVASKDARDFDFFPLTVNYEEKMYAVGKIPGGFIKREGRPSERATLTARLIDRPIRPMFAEGFRNEVQITNTVMSVEQDCTPEMAAMFGSSLALAISDIPFDGPIAGVDVGRVDGEYVLNPTVEQSEKTDIELTVAGTKKAINMVESGAKEVSEEDMLGALLFGFDAIKELVAFQEEIVAAVGKEKMEIKLLQVDADLKKEIFDAYYASMKEAVMTEEKLAREVNIDAIKDQVKEAYAEKFTGHEEEAQLAKEVKQIAEDLEKDVVRELITIDKIRPDGRKLDEIRPLASEIGILPRVHGSGLFTRGQTQALSVVTLAPLGEHQIIDGLGVEDSKRFIHHYNFPQFSVGSTGRAGSPGRREIGHGALGERAMAQVIPSEADFPYMIRVVSEVLESNGSSSQASICAGILALMDAGVPIKAPVAGIAMGLVSDGENYTILTDIQGLEDHLGDMDFKVAGTKDGITALQMDIKIQGITEQILTEALTQAKKARMEILAELTSTIAEPRQELSKYAPKIEMIQIAPAKIKDVIGKGGETINGIIDETGVKIDIDQEGNVSIASADADMIKKAIKIIEELTKEVEVGQVYLGKVVRIEKFGAFVNLIKGKDGLVHISQLANERVNNVEDVVKLGDEVLVKVTEIDKQGRVNVSRKALLNEENKEK; via the coding sequence ATGACAGAAAAACAAGTGTTTAAAACAACTTGGGGCGGACGTCCTTTACAAGTTGAAATCGGTCAATTAGCTAAGCAAGCAAATGGAGCAGTATTGGTTCGTTATGGGGACACTGTGGTTTTAAGTGCAGCGGTTGCTTCAAAAGATGCGAGAGATTTTGATTTCTTTCCACTAACAGTTAATTATGAAGAAAAAATGTATGCTGTCGGCAAAATTCCAGGAGGATTTATCAAACGTGAAGGTCGCCCAAGTGAACGTGCAACATTAACGGCTCGTTTAATTGACCGTCCGATCCGTCCAATGTTTGCAGAAGGTTTCCGTAATGAAGTTCAAATCACAAATACAGTAATGAGCGTTGAACAAGATTGTACACCAGAAATGGCGGCAATGTTTGGTTCGTCTTTAGCTTTAGCAATTTCAGATATTCCATTTGATGGACCAATCGCAGGTGTTGATGTTGGTCGTGTGGATGGCGAATATGTGCTAAACCCAACAGTAGAACAATCAGAAAAAACAGATATCGAATTAACCGTTGCTGGAACGAAAAAAGCCATCAACATGGTTGAAAGTGGTGCTAAAGAAGTATCTGAGGAAGATATGCTTGGTGCGTTGTTATTCGGTTTTGACGCAATCAAAGAATTAGTTGCTTTCCAAGAAGAAATCGTTGCCGCTGTCGGTAAAGAAAAAATGGAAATCAAATTATTACAAGTCGATGCTGATTTGAAAAAAGAAATCTTCGATGCGTACTATGCTTCAATGAAAGAAGCGGTTATGACAGAAGAAAAATTAGCGCGTGAAGTCAATATAGATGCAATCAAAGACCAAGTAAAAGAAGCATATGCTGAAAAATTTACTGGTCATGAAGAGGAAGCGCAATTAGCGAAAGAAGTAAAACAAATCGCTGAAGATTTAGAAAAAGACGTAGTTCGTGAACTAATTACGATCGATAAAATTCGTCCTGATGGTCGTAAATTGGATGAAATCCGTCCATTAGCATCAGAAATTGGTATTTTACCTCGTGTTCATGGTTCTGGTTTATTTACTCGTGGACAAACGCAAGCTTTATCTGTGGTGACTTTGGCACCTCTTGGTGAGCACCAAATCATTGATGGTTTAGGTGTTGAAGATAGCAAACGTTTCATCCACCATTATAATTTCCCGCAATTCTCTGTTGGTTCAACAGGACGTGCAGGATCTCCAGGTCGTCGTGAAATCGGTCATGGTGCTTTAGGTGAACGTGCGATGGCACAAGTTATTCCAAGTGAAGCAGATTTCCCTTACATGATCCGTGTGGTATCAGAAGTTTTAGAATCAAATGGTTCTTCTTCTCAAGCAAGTATCTGTGCTGGAATCTTAGCCTTGATGGATGCTGGTGTACCAATCAAAGCGCCAGTTGCCGGAATCGCTATGGGACTTGTTAGTGATGGGGAAAACTATACAATTTTAACTGATATCCAAGGATTAGAAGATCACCTAGGCGACATGGACTTTAAAGTTGCTGGGACAAAAGATGGAATCACTGCATTACAGATGGACATCAAAATCCAAGGAATCACGGAACAAATCTTGACAGAAGCTTTGACTCAAGCGAAAAAAGCACGTATGGAAATTCTTGCTGAATTGACATCGACAATTGCTGAACCTCGTCAAGAGCTAAGCAAGTATGCTCCGAAGATCGAAATGATCCAAATCGCTCCAGCTAAAATCAAAGATGTTATTGGTAAAGGCGGAGAAACAATCAATGGCATCATTGATGAAACGGGCGTGAAGATCGATATCGACCAAGAAGGGAATGTAAGTATTGCCTCAGCAGACGCTGATATGATCAAAAAAGCAATCAAGATCATCGAAGAATTAACCAAAGAAGTTGAAGTTGGACAAGTTTATCTTGGTAAAGTCGTTCGTATTGAAAAATTTGGTGCTTTTGTTAATCTAATCAAAGGTAAAGATGGATTAGTTCATATTTCTCAATTAGCAAATGAACGTGTAAACAACGTTGAAGACGTTGTTAAATTAGGCGATGAAGTGCTTGTGAAAGTTACTGAAATCGACAAACAAGGCCGTGTAAATGTTTCGCGTAAAGCATTGCTAAATGAAGAAAATAAAGAAAAATAA
- the mreC gene encoding rod shape-determining protein MreC, whose translation MKKFNPNKNIIITLIVVIIVVTIISLTAAKRTNSGKNNLGQSAVNDSVGFIDKVISFPAKAIGNGISSISTLFNTYDENERLKERIDGYGELSIQNDNLKKENEALKKELALNETLGNYERVTATVVSRSPDMWQDLLIVDRGSNDGIEPNMAVLAQKGLIGRVIEVNANSSKVELLTSKNQNSNHFPVQINSEKGDSYGLLKKFDDKENTLVVSQIVGDMDIKEGDIVQTSGLGQNSPANLPIGVVQKVKPDSYGLDREVYVKPYAEMHGIPVVTIIKRLAGAGE comes from the coding sequence GTGAAAAAATTTAATCCAAATAAAAATATAATTATCACACTGATCGTCGTAATCATTGTGGTTACAATCATCAGTTTGACTGCAGCTAAAAGAACCAATAGCGGCAAAAACAATTTGGGACAGTCAGCAGTGAATGACAGTGTAGGATTTATTGATAAAGTAATTTCTTTCCCAGCTAAAGCAATCGGTAATGGTATCTCATCTATCAGTACACTTTTTAACACCTATGATGAAAATGAACGATTAAAAGAAAGAATCGATGGGTACGGAGAGTTATCCATCCAAAATGATAACTTAAAAAAAGAAAATGAAGCCTTGAAAAAAGAACTAGCACTAAACGAAACTTTAGGAAATTATGAAAGAGTGACGGCAACCGTTGTGTCTCGCTCGCCAGATATGTGGCAAGATTTATTGATTGTTGACCGTGGATCAAATGATGGGATTGAGCCCAATATGGCAGTTTTAGCTCAAAAAGGGTTAATCGGCCGAGTTATTGAAGTGAACGCAAATTCCTCAAAAGTTGAATTGCTGACGTCAAAAAATCAAAATTCAAATCATTTCCCAGTTCAAATCAATTCTGAAAAAGGCGATTCTTATGGTCTTTTAAAGAAATTTGATGATAAAGAAAATACATTAGTCGTAAGTCAAATAGTTGGTGATATGGATATCAAAGAAGGGGATATCGTTCAAACTTCTGGACTAGGTCAAAACTCTCCAGCCAATTTACCGATCGGTGTTGTGCAAAAAGTAAAGCCAGACAGCTACGGATTGGATCGCGAAGTATATGTTAAACCTTATGCTGAAATGCATGGAATACCCGTTGTAACAATCATTAAACGATTAGCAGGAGCGGGGGAGTAA
- the mreD gene encoding rod shape-determining protein MreD, translating to MQLIKKENVKYYAPVVFFLLMLIDGQLTQGAENLTDNVYFANAHFMLLAFLMAVPNLSKRYLLITALIIGFIFDSYYIGIIGIYTVALVATVMMMYRFQRVVHTNLLTAFFGMIIFVTTYELIAVGLQFTFHLSNVAPLLFITKVLGPTLLFNMLIFVIFAYPLKRLFASE from the coding sequence ATGCAATTAATAAAAAAAGAAAATGTTAAATACTATGCACCTGTGGTTTTCTTTTTATTGATGCTCATTGATGGTCAATTGACTCAAGGCGCAGAGAATTTAACAGATAATGTCTATTTTGCAAATGCTCATTTTATGTTGCTAGCGTTTTTGATGGCAGTACCCAACTTATCTAAACGCTATTTGCTGATTACGGCGTTAATCATAGGTTTTATTTTTGATAGCTACTATATTGGAATTATCGGGATTTATACGGTTGCCCTAGTTGCAACGGTGATGATGATGTATCGATTTCAACGGGTGGTTCATACAAATCTATTAACAGCATTTTTTGGTATGATTATTTTTGTGACGACTTACGAATTAATTGCAGTAGGACTGCAATTTACTTTCCATCTATCAAATGTAGCACCTTTATTGTTTATCACGAAAGTTTTAGGACCAACATTGCTTTTTAATATGCTGATATTCGTTATTTTTGCTTATCCGCTAAAAAGATTATTCGCAAGTGAATAA
- a CDS encoding coiled-coil domain-containing protein: MKKSILSALMVCSITLTSVALPSAAIADDYDTKIEQQDQIINGLKTQESEAATKLAAIESDMLSTAAKIDELTDKKETLTKEITKLYSEISDLNVRIQKREVQMRNQARDVQVSGSGTSYLDVIINSESISDAISRVQGITALVNANNDLLKQQTTDKKNVEKKTENVESQLSILETATKELNAKQASLNTLKFEQEIAKNDLEAQRSTEEHKKSDYVAQKAAAQKKLEEEQAKQAKEQEAQRKAEAEAARKLVEAQAANPGLVKTNVVGADGTTTEGSVTPEKPAQKPGGGSSIGTGGVSEAKKRAAQIALNAVGQTNPTGWGQSGECIVAVQNWLNAAGVRFTPGGPHSGYTQSGAVQVSWSDVQVGDVVQYENALNPDAWLDGVHTVLVVGVNGSQVQIVESNNPAGSGYVSTTTGWTPSPYAANFRAVVWRFPG; this comes from the coding sequence GTGAAAAAAAGTATACTATCAGCACTGATGGTTTGTTCAATTACACTGACATCAGTTGCTTTACCGAGCGCTGCGATTGCAGACGATTATGACACAAAAATTGAACAGCAAGATCAAATCATCAATGGATTGAAAACGCAAGAATCAGAAGCCGCGACTAAATTGGCAGCTATTGAATCAGATATGCTAAGTACTGCAGCTAAAATTGATGAACTTACTGATAAAAAAGAGACACTTACAAAAGAAATTACAAAACTGTACAGTGAAATTTCTGATTTGAATGTACGCATTCAAAAAAGAGAAGTTCAAATGCGTAATCAAGCCCGCGATGTGCAAGTGAGCGGATCTGGAACAAGCTATTTAGATGTTATCATCAATTCAGAGTCTATCTCAGATGCAATCAGTCGAGTGCAAGGAATTACAGCCTTGGTTAATGCCAACAATGATTTGTTGAAACAACAGACAACGGATAAAAAAAATGTTGAAAAAAAGACTGAAAACGTTGAATCACAGCTCTCTATTTTGGAAACAGCTACAAAAGAATTGAACGCGAAACAAGCTTCGTTGAATACATTGAAATTTGAGCAAGAAATTGCTAAAAACGACTTAGAAGCACAGCGTTCGACAGAAGAACATAAAAAATCTGATTATGTTGCACAAAAAGCAGCAGCGCAGAAAAAATTAGAAGAAGAACAAGCCAAACAAGCGAAAGAACAAGAAGCCCAACGTAAAGCCGAAGCTGAAGCGGCAAGAAAGCTGGTAGAAGCACAAGCGGCTAACCCAGGTCTTGTAAAAACAAATGTAGTTGGAGCAGATGGTACGACTACAGAAGGGTCTGTCACACCAGAAAAACCTGCACAAAAACCAGGTGGCGGAAGCAGTATCGGCACTGGTGGCGTTTCAGAAGCGAAAAAACGAGCAGCACAAATCGCCTTGAATGCCGTTGGTCAAACCAATCCAACTGGTTGGGGACAAAGCGGCGAGTGTATCGTAGCTGTACAAAATTGGTTGAATGCAGCTGGGGTCAGATTTACACCAGGAGGACCTCATAGCGGATACACACAATCAGGTGCGGTTCAAGTATCTTGGTCTGATGTTCAAGTTGGTGATGTAGTGCAATATGAAAATGCGCTAAATCCTGATGCTTGGCTAGACGGTGTTCATACCGTTTTAGTTGTCGGAGTTAACGGCAGCCAAGTACAAATCGTTGAATCAAATAATCCAGCAGGTTCTGGATATGTATCCACAACAACAGGTTGGACACCAAGTCCATATGCGGCAAACTTTAGAGCAGTTGTATGGCGTTTTCCAGGATAA
- a CDS encoding coiled-coil domain-containing protein, protein MKKSVLPLLMICSLTLTSVALPAIASADEVDSKIQQKDQAISGLKAKEADAQSQVAAVQSEVAGINEKAEALLAEQGILRETSTKLTNEISQLTKRIEKREVAIKNQARDVQVNGSTTYMDALLNAKSFSDAITRVTAMNTIVNANNDLVKQQQEDKKSVESKKAENEEKMKAIEENQVTLEAQKGELVKAEAELNVLQTTLAAERATAEDQKAGLVKEKEAAIAERARIAEQEKVVAENARKAKAEEAAAKATASEKPANTTNTESGATTPSNNNGGGGNVTPTPTPTPVVPGDDQQKQPDPDPIPEPTGGSAISIAAAQVGKPYVWGSKGPNSFDCSGLVYYAFMQSTGRNVGGYTVSQESAGVRISVAEAQAGDLYFWGSPGASYHVAIATGGGGYIHAGNPSTGVEYSNVGAFTPSFAVRM, encoded by the coding sequence GTGAAGAAAAGTGTATTACCGTTACTAATGATTTGCTCGTTAACCCTTACATCTGTAGCGTTACCAGCAATTGCATCAGCAGATGAAGTGGATTCAAAAATTCAACAAAAAGATCAAGCAATTAGTGGATTAAAAGCCAAAGAAGCAGATGCTCAAAGCCAAGTAGCAGCTGTACAAAGCGAAGTAGCTGGAATTAATGAAAAAGCTGAAGCATTATTAGCAGAACAAGGCATCTTAAGAGAAACTTCTACAAAACTAACAAATGAGATTTCACAATTAACAAAACGTATCGAAAAACGTGAAGTTGCAATCAAAAACCAAGCGCGTGACGTTCAAGTAAATGGAAGCACTACGTACATGGATGCATTATTAAATGCAAAATCATTTTCTGATGCGATTACTCGTGTGACAGCGATGAATACAATTGTTAATGCGAACAACGATTTAGTGAAACAACAACAAGAAGATAAAAAATCAGTAGAATCGAAAAAAGCTGAAAACGAAGAAAAAATGAAAGCTATCGAAGAAAACCAAGTAACCCTTGAAGCACAAAAAGGTGAGCTTGTGAAAGCCGAAGCTGAATTAAACGTGTTACAGACAACTCTAGCTGCTGAAAGAGCAACAGCTGAAGATCAAAAAGCTGGATTAGTAAAAGAAAAAGAAGCAGCAATCGCAGAACGTGCACGTATTGCTGAACAAGAAAAAGTTGTTGCTGAAAATGCAAGAAAAGCAAAAGCAGAAGAAGCTGCTGCTAAAGCAACTGCATCAGAAAAACCAGCAAATACAACAAATACTGAGAGTGGAGCAACAACACCAAGTAACAACAATGGTGGTGGTGGAAATGTAACACCGACACCAACTCCTACACCAGTAGTTCCAGGAGACGATCAACAAAAGCAACCAGATCCAGATCCCATCCCAGAACCAACAGGTGGTTCTGCAATTTCTATTGCAGCAGCACAAGTAGGTAAACCATATGTATGGGGTTCAAAAGGACCAAACAGCTTTGACTGTTCAGGTTTAGTATACTATGCCTTCATGCAATCAACTGGTCGTAATGTCGGTGGGTACACAGTTTCACAAGAAAGTGCTGGCGTACGTATCTCTGTAGCGGAAGCACAAGCTGGAGATTTATACTTCTGGGGTAGCCCAGGCGCTTCTTACCACGTAGCAATCGCTACTGGTGGTGGTGGTTACATCCACGCTGGGAACCCAAGTACAGGCGTTGAATATAGCAATGTAGGTGCATTTACACCATCATTTGCTGTACGTATGTAA
- a CDS encoding M3 family oligoendopeptidase, which produces MTYSLIWDLDTIFPGGSDSKELAQRMDKLKEQSKHYHQLIDQWVPENDSDYLQMQEILQLQGSISEGFSQCASFINALLSADTKDKKAKILSGNLYALLPAIQLAETIFTKKLTEISDESWTELTSLTNFQPIAFRLNEIRRDGKQLLSEQEENIINTLALDGLNAWSSHYDTIVASILIPFEGQDLSAGQAFNRMMSDPNSDVRQALFTEWEKAWSQKAPLLADTLNHLDGFRLSQYKLHGVSDFLEKPLNYNRMQKETLDAMWTTIEKNKQPFIDFLTRKAQLLGKEKMDWQDQDAPIILGDLEEKSFSFDEAASFILENFEKFSPKMAAFSKHAFEQRWIEAEDRPDKRPGGYCTELPETQESRIFMTFGNSINEVATLAHELGHAFHSSVMWDLPVLDREYAMNVAETASTFAELIVADATLKEATTIEEKINLLDTKMQNAIAMFMNIHARFIFETNYYEARQKGLLSEDQITELMLEAQKESYQNSLGTYHPHFWASKLHFFIDDVPFYNFPYTFGYLFSMGIYAYANKQGSAFEEQYISLLRDTASMTSEDLAKKHLNVDLTQPDFWQAGIDQVIKDVQEFMELTEEYIK; this is translated from the coding sequence ATGACCTATTCACTTATTTGGGATTTAGACACGATTTTTCCAGGTGGAAGCGATTCAAAAGAATTAGCACAGCGCATGGACAAATTAAAAGAACAAAGTAAACACTACCATCAATTAATCGATCAATGGGTACCAGAAAATGATTCTGACTATCTTCAAATGCAAGAAATTCTACAGCTACAAGGAAGCATTTCAGAAGGATTTTCACAATGTGCTAGCTTTATCAATGCACTGTTATCTGCTGATACCAAGGACAAGAAAGCGAAAATTTTATCGGGAAACCTTTATGCCTTATTACCAGCTATCCAACTAGCAGAAACGATTTTCACCAAAAAATTAACGGAAATCTCCGATGAAAGCTGGACAGAATTAACTTCCCTAACAAACTTTCAGCCTATTGCTTTTCGTTTGAATGAAATCCGTCGCGATGGAAAGCAACTGCTTTCTGAACAAGAAGAAAATATCATCAACACTCTAGCTTTAGACGGATTGAACGCTTGGAGCAGCCACTACGATACAATCGTAGCGAGTATCTTGATTCCCTTTGAAGGACAAGACCTTTCAGCAGGTCAAGCATTTAACCGTATGATGAGCGATCCAAACTCCGACGTTCGACAAGCGCTATTTACTGAATGGGAAAAAGCTTGGAGCCAAAAAGCACCTCTTTTGGCAGATACCCTTAATCATTTAGATGGCTTTAGACTGAGCCAATACAAACTACATGGTGTGTCTGATTTCTTAGAAAAACCGCTTAACTACAACCGTATGCAAAAAGAAACCTTGGATGCGATGTGGACAACCATTGAAAAAAATAAACAACCATTTATTGATTTCTTAACACGCAAAGCACAATTGCTTGGAAAAGAAAAAATGGATTGGCAAGATCAAGATGCACCTATTATTTTAGGAGACTTGGAAGAAAAATCATTTAGTTTTGATGAAGCAGCTTCCTTTATTTTAGAAAACTTTGAAAAATTCAGTCCTAAAATGGCGGCCTTTTCTAAACATGCGTTTGAACAACGTTGGATTGAAGCAGAAGATCGCCCTGACAAACGTCCAGGAGGGTATTGTACCGAATTACCTGAAACGCAAGAATCAAGAATCTTCATGACGTTTGGTAACTCCATTAATGAAGTTGCCACATTAGCTCACGAACTAGGTCATGCATTCCATAGTAGTGTTATGTGGGACTTACCTGTACTCGATCGAGAATATGCGATGAATGTTGCGGAGACAGCGAGTACCTTTGCAGAATTAATCGTGGCAGATGCAACGTTAAAAGAGGCAACTACGATTGAAGAAAAGATTAATTTATTAGATACAAAAATGCAAAATGCCATTGCGATGTTTATGAATATTCATGCCCGCTTTATTTTTGAAACTAATTATTATGAAGCGCGTCAAAAAGGATTACTCAGCGAAGACCAAATTACTGAATTGATGTTAGAAGCTCAAAAAGAAAGTTATCAAAATAGCTTAGGTACTTATCATCCTCATTTTTGGGCAAGTAAACTACATTTCTTCATTGATGATGTACCTTTTTATAACTTCCCATATACTTTTGGTTATTTATTCAGTATGGGAATTTATGCGTATGCGAATAAGCAAGGTAGCGCATTTGAAGAGCAATATATCTCTTTATTACGTGATACTGCATCAATGACTTCTGAAGACTTAGCCAAGAAACATTTGAATGTTGACCTAACACAACCAGATTTCTGGCAAGCAGGGATCGATCAAGTGATTAAAGATGTACAAGAATTCATGGAATTAACAGAGGAATATATTAAGTAA
- a CDS encoding VanZ family protein: MKKQLKNSNFYIIIAFLIMAVLFYSSSQTYEQQSQVSLLEKVLGNQPFKEQLKGISFHYAGSEISIKANGYAKFVEFFIRKGAHFGTYFLLGGSWFLGLNLKVKQPLLIGVVAWLTATGYAGLDEYHQMLTGGRTPLFQDVMLDSIGALTAVIICLLVISIKKMKKK; encoded by the coding sequence TTGAAAAAACAATTAAAAAATAGTAATTTCTATATAATTATCGCGTTTTTGATTATGGCTGTGTTGTTTTACAGCTCTTCTCAAACCTATGAACAACAATCTCAAGTGAGCTTGTTAGAAAAAGTATTAGGTAATCAGCCTTTCAAAGAACAATTGAAGGGGATTTCTTTTCACTATGCAGGAAGTGAGATAAGTATAAAGGCAAATGGTTATGCAAAATTTGTTGAGTTTTTTATCCGAAAAGGGGCTCATTTTGGCACTTACTTTTTATTAGGTGGTAGTTGGTTTTTAGGATTGAATTTGAAAGTCAAACAACCATTATTGATCGGTGTCGTTGCATGGCTAACAGCAACTGGTTATGCTGGTTTGGATGAATACCATCAGATGCTTACTGGGGGACGAACACCGCTATTTCAGGATGTGATGTTAGATTCTATTGGTGCATTGACTGCAGTTATTATTTGTTTGCTCGTGATTAGTATTAAAAAAATGAAGAAAAAATAA
- a CDS encoding YxeA family protein produces the protein MWGIVFVMITIIGLRMYTYNNPSTAAAIIDRLNPLVKTATLYTKTTENYEYKYPDATSKIENFTYVQTCYTNNGKKRKLEYISFGKKITPDKFLKITAKGQNVIMWEEISRKDLPQTVSRLLK, from the coding sequence ATGTGGGGAATTGTTTTCGTCATGATTACTATTATTGGGCTTAGAATGTATACATATAATAATCCGTCAACGGCTGCCGCTATAATCGATCGACTGAATCCATTAGTCAAAACTGCAACTCTTTATACAAAAACAACTGAAAACTATGAATACAAATACCCAGATGCAACGAGCAAGATAGAGAATTTTACGTATGTTCAAACATGTTATACTAATAATGGAAAGAAACGGAAGTTAGAATATATTTCATTTGGAAAAAAAATAACACCAGATAAATTCCTTAAGATAACTGCTAAGGGACAAAACGTTATAATGTGGGAAGAAATCAGTAGAAAAGATTTACCACAGACAGTCAGTCGATTATTGAAATAA